GACTTAAAGACTTGCTAGAACAATTCTATCTTTGCCGTTAATGTCATCAATTGCTTTTACATCCGCTGTCGGAAAAGTTTCTTTCAGCATGTTTCCTACATCCTTTGTTTGTCCAACGCCAACTTCAAACGCTACAATTCCGTCTTTTTCTAATACATAAGGAAGTTCTTCCATTAGTTGACGATAAAAATCAAGCCCGTCCTCTCCTCCAACAAGAGCACGCATTGGCTCATGTTCTTTCACAACAGGGGAAAGTGTATCAATATCACAACTTGGGATATAGGGAGGATTAGAGACGATAACACTTGCCTTTTTCTCCATCTTGATTAATGGAGAAAGCATATCTCCTTCTAAAAATTCAACAGCTGCTCCGAGCAACCGAGCGTTTTGTTCTGCCACTTCAATTGAAGTTCGAGCAATATCAATAGCTTTTAGAGCTAAATTTGAATTTTCTAGCGCAAGGGTAATCGCAATTGCTCCACTGCCTGTTCCAACGTCAACAGCGTTCAGCTTCTTATTACTTCCCCACTTTTGCTCTATCTTCTGCAAAACATGAAAGACAAGCTCTTCCGTTTCAGGACGTGGGATTAATACTTCCTTATTTACTAAAAAATCTCGTCCATAAAAGCTCTCTTTCCCAATGAGGTATTGAATTGGAAGTCCTTCAGCATGACGTCGTACATCAGCTTCAAAAGCAGAGAAGATCTCCTGGCTTACTTCATCATGAAGAGAAGCTAAAAGTTTTGAGCGCGTTGTTTTTAAATGGTGAATTAAAAGAAGTTCACCTGCATTTTGATCTCGATTATGTTCTTCTAAAAAAGAAGAAGCCCATTTAAGGACTTCAAAAATTTTTGTTCTGTTTTTCATCATTACATCGACTCTTCCATACGTTGAGCTTGATCTTCCATGATAAGTGCTTCAATTACTTCATCAAGTTTACCTTGCAGGATTTGATCAAGTTTTTGGATTGTTAGTCCAATGCGGTGATCTGTTACACGGTTTTGTGGGAAGTTATACGTACGAATACGCTCAGAACGATCTCCACTTCCTACCGCTTGTTTACGGTTTTGATCATATTCAGCCTGTGCTTCACGCTGGAATTTATCATAAATACGAGCACGTAAAACCTTCATCGCTTTTTCTTTGTTTTTGATTTGAGACTTCTCATCTTGACATGATACAACAACACCTGTTGGTACGTGTGTTAAACGAACAGCTGACATTGTTGTATTTACACTTTGTCCACCTGGACCACTTGATGCAAAGGTGTCAACGCGAATATCTTTTTCATGGATATCAACCTCGACCTCTTCTGCTTCCGGCAAGCAAGCAACCGTTGCTGTAGATGTATGAATACGTCCACCTGATTCTGTCTCTGGTACACGTTGCACACG
This window of the Priestia filamentosa genome carries:
- the prmC gene encoding peptide chain release factor N(5)-glutamine methyltransferase, with product MMKNRTKIFEVLKWASSFLEEHNRDQNAGELLLIHHLKTTRSKLLASLHDEVSQEIFSAFEADVRRHAEGLPIQYLIGKESFYGRDFLVNKEVLIPRPETEELVFHVLQKIEQKWGSNKKLNAVDVGTGSGAIAITLALENSNLALKAIDIARTSIEVAEQNARLLGAAVEFLEGDMLSPLIKMEKKASVIVSNPPYIPSCDIDTLSPVVKEHEPMRALVGGEDGLDFYRQLMEELPYVLEKDGIVAFEVGVGQTKDVGNMLKETFPTADVKAIDDINGKDRIVLASL